One window of Nocardia nova SH22a genomic DNA carries:
- a CDS encoding acyl-CoA dehydrogenase family protein, which produces MPGTAEPLVLATAAPTAPGTTDALAPGTAAPTAPGAAEPTVAGIRAAADPILRRLGETAAAREQSRDYAFADVRALAATGIALTGIAREDGGAGGSVRAVADLVIAIARADSGVAQALRSTFLVANRVAGHVDPAHREVNLRRLRGGDLFAGTANERTGGASGQTNATATRSGDDWIVNGEKYYSTGGLYADWFSTQARTENGTVIRFTVPADRAGIDRLDDFDAVGQRLTASGTTRFTDVRVHADEVTGTEDDRPGNPWQGSFAQLYLAAVEAGVAARALEDAVAFARERARPIKHSSATASVEDPYVRQTVGQIAARAQTARAVVLLSAETLDGVRAVTGDSARRAAAAAAVEVAQAGTVAVESALAAAELLFDVGGGSITNRDLGFDRHWRNARTVANHNPRQWKQAVAGAYHLTGAEPPTTGLF; this is translated from the coding sequence GTGCCTGGGACCGCCGAGCCGCTCGTGCTCGCGACCGCCGCCCCGACCGCGCCCGGGACTACCGACGCCCTCGCGCCCGGGACCGCCGCCCCGACCGCGCCCGGGGCCGCCGAGCCGACCGTGGCCGGTATCCGCGCCGCCGCCGATCCGATTCTCCGGCGGCTGGGCGAGACCGCCGCCGCGCGTGAGCAATCCCGCGACTATGCCTTCGCCGACGTGCGTGCCCTGGCCGCGACCGGAATCGCGCTGACCGGTATCGCCCGCGAGGACGGCGGCGCGGGCGGTTCGGTGCGCGCGGTGGCCGACCTCGTGATCGCCATTGCGCGAGCGGATTCCGGTGTGGCACAGGCCCTGCGCAGCACCTTCCTGGTCGCCAACCGGGTGGCGGGCCATGTCGATCCGGCACACCGCGAGGTGAATCTGCGGCGGCTGCGGGGCGGCGATCTGTTCGCCGGAACGGCCAACGAGCGCACCGGCGGCGCGAGCGGGCAGACCAATGCCACGGCCACGCGCTCCGGCGACGACTGGATCGTCAACGGCGAGAAGTACTATTCGACCGGCGGGCTCTACGCCGACTGGTTCTCGACCCAGGCCCGCACCGAGAACGGGACCGTCATCCGGTTCACCGTCCCAGCGGATCGCGCGGGCATCGATCGGCTCGACGACTTCGACGCCGTCGGACAGCGCCTGACAGCCAGTGGCACAACCCGTTTCACCGACGTCCGGGTACACGCCGACGAGGTCACGGGGACCGAGGACGACCGGCCCGGCAATCCGTGGCAGGGATCGTTCGCCCAGCTCTACCTCGCCGCGGTCGAGGCCGGTGTGGCCGCCCGTGCCCTCGAGGACGCGGTCGCCTTCGCCCGGGAGCGGGCCCGCCCGATCAAACACAGCTCGGCCACCGCCAGCGTGGAGGATCCGTATGTGCGCCAGACCGTGGGTCAGATCGCGGCCCGCGCCCAGACCGCCCGCGCGGTCGTCCTGCTGAGTGCGGAAACGCTCGACGGTGTGCGGGCAGTGACCGGAGACAGTGCTCGCCGGGCGGCGGCCGCGGCGGCTGTCGAGGTCGCCCAGGCCGGGACGGTCGCCGTCGAATCCGCGCTGGCCGCGGCGGAACTGCTGTTCGATGTGGGCGGCGGCTCGATCACCAACCGCGACCTCGGATTCGACCGGCACTGGCGCAATGCCCGCACCGTCGCCAATCACAACCCGCGCCAATGGAAACAGGCCGTCGCCGGCGCCTACCACCTGACCGGCGCGGAACCACCCACGACCGGACTGTTCTGA
- a CDS encoding aldo/keto reductase: MTVYTPESPYAADPGRYETIPYRRSGNSGLDLPAFSFGLWQKFGTDYPFATQREIILHAFDLGISHFDNADRYGPPHRGAQQNFGAVLAKDLAPYRDELILSTKAGNPIGPSPYLRGGSRKSLLTSLEHSLRDLGTDYVDIFYHHSPDPGTPLEETAGALVSAVEQGKALYIGISNYQPDRAHDIAELLRGAGVPLLIDQTRYSIYDRSPERNGLLDTARDDGFGVIVYSPLAQGLLTDKYLETIPEGARARDSVFLSPEVIDETYRQRTAALNKLAEARGQSLAQLALQWVLRRPEVTSALIGASSTAQLDHNLAALSFPALTEDELALIDEHGVHGTGTRR; this comes from the coding sequence ATGACCGTCTACACCCCCGAATCGCCCTATGCCGCCGATCCCGGCCGCTACGAGACGATCCCGTACCGCCGCAGCGGGAACTCCGGGCTGGACCTGCCCGCCTTCTCGTTCGGCCTGTGGCAGAAGTTCGGCACCGACTACCCGTTCGCCACGCAGCGCGAGATCATCCTGCACGCCTTCGATCTGGGGATCAGCCACTTCGACAATGCCGATCGCTACGGTCCGCCGCATCGCGGCGCGCAACAGAACTTCGGCGCCGTGCTGGCCAAGGATCTGGCGCCGTACCGCGACGAGCTGATCCTGTCGACCAAAGCGGGCAATCCGATCGGCCCCAGCCCGTACCTGCGCGGCGGCTCCCGCAAATCGCTGCTGACCTCCCTCGAACACAGCCTGCGCGACCTCGGCACCGACTACGTCGACATCTTCTATCACCACAGCCCCGACCCCGGCACGCCCTTGGAAGAGACAGCGGGTGCACTGGTGAGCGCGGTGGAGCAGGGCAAGGCCCTCTATATCGGAATCTCCAACTACCAGCCGGACCGCGCACACGACATCGCCGAGTTGTTGCGAGGCGCGGGTGTGCCGCTGCTCATCGACCAGACGCGCTACTCGATCTACGACCGCAGCCCCGAACGCAACGGGCTGCTCGACACCGCCCGGGACGACGGCTTCGGCGTGATCGTCTATTCGCCACTGGCACAAGGGCTTCTGACCGACAAGTATCTGGAGACCATCCCCGAGGGCGCGCGGGCACGCGACAGCGTATTCCTGTCGCCGGAGGTGATCGACGAGACCTATCGGCAGCGGACCGCCGCGCTGAACAAACTCGCCGAGGCCCGCGGCCAGTCGCTCGCGCAGCTGGCACTGCAGTGGGTGCTGCGACGGCCCGAGGTGACCTCGGCGCTGATCGGCGCCAGCTCCACCGCACAGCTCGATCACAATCTCGCCGCACTGAGCTTCCCCGCGCTCACCGAGGACGAGCTGGCGTTGATCGACGAGCACGGCGTGCACGGCACCGGAACGCGGCGCTGA
- a CDS encoding NtaA/DmoA family FMN-dependent monooxygenase (This protein belongs to a clade of FMN-dependent monooxygenases, within a broader family of flavin-dependent oxidoreductases, the luciferase-like monooxygenase (LMM) family, some of whose members use coenzyme F420 rather than FMN.) produces MSGFHLNLSLMTPGHFRHAWRLPHADPVAYLDIDYFRRLAHIAEAAKIDAVFLGDGPALRGEIEEAPGTGIDPLILLGHIAAVTEHLGVVITSSTTYNSPYNLARRFQALDHVTKGRAAVNIVTTGTPAAAANFGALAHPDRETRYRRAWEFLDVVTRLWDSWQPDWLVADKQSGRYADPARIHRIDHEGEFFSVAGPLPVPPGPQGRPVIVQAGGSEGGLTLAGDFADVVFTVAQTRERAVAFREEIHRRAIASGRRPEQVKVSLGVVVLVADTEELARRRERELYELLPIERLTANLLAGLGLPDGSFGPDDAIGTGDLPETLPAESFSTGFSVSTRALIATAPHTPRELIQRSAGGSGHRLLVGSAEQVADDLQQWFEAGAADGFTIMPAETAVDLENFATGVVPILQERGLFQREYRAHTLRERLGLPFPVQPGSVTAESA; encoded by the coding sequence ATGTCCGGGTTCCACCTCAATCTGTCGCTGATGACGCCGGGACACTTCCGGCACGCCTGGCGGCTGCCGCACGCCGATCCGGTCGCCTATCTCGATATCGACTACTTCCGGCGGCTCGCGCACATCGCCGAGGCGGCGAAGATCGACGCGGTCTTCCTCGGCGACGGTCCCGCACTGCGGGGCGAGATCGAGGAGGCGCCCGGCACCGGCATCGATCCGCTGATCCTGCTCGGCCACATCGCCGCGGTCACCGAACACCTCGGCGTCGTGATCACCTCCTCGACCACCTACAACTCGCCCTACAACTTGGCGCGGCGGTTCCAGGCGCTCGACCATGTGACCAAGGGCCGGGCCGCGGTCAACATCGTCACCACCGGAACACCCGCTGCGGCAGCGAATTTCGGTGCTCTCGCCCACCCCGATCGCGAGACCCGCTATCGGCGGGCCTGGGAATTCCTCGATGTCGTGACCCGGCTGTGGGACAGCTGGCAGCCGGACTGGCTGGTCGCCGACAAACAGTCGGGCCGCTACGCCGACCCGGCCCGCATCCACCGCATCGATCACGAGGGCGAGTTCTTCTCCGTCGCGGGCCCGCTGCCGGTTCCGCCCGGTCCGCAGGGGCGGCCGGTGATCGTGCAGGCGGGCGGGTCGGAGGGCGGGCTGACCCTCGCCGGTGATTTCGCCGATGTGGTGTTCACGGTGGCGCAGACGCGGGAGCGGGCCGTCGCGTTCCGGGAAGAGATCCATCGTCGCGCGATCGCCTCCGGACGGCGGCCCGAACAGGTCAAGGTGTCGCTGGGCGTGGTGGTGCTGGTCGCCGACACCGAGGAGCTGGCGCGGCGGCGTGAGCGCGAACTCTACGAACTGCTTCCGATCGAACGGCTCACCGCGAATCTGCTTGCGGGGCTGGGTCTTCCGGACGGATCGTTCGGGCCCGACGACGCGATCGGCACCGGTGATCTTCCGGAAACTCTTCCCGCGGAGTCGTTCTCGACCGGATTCAGCGTCTCGACGCGGGCGTTGATCGCCACCGCACCGCACACGCCACGAGAGCTGATCCAGCGCAGTGCCGGTGGGTCCGGACATCGGCTCCTGGTCGGCTCGGCCGAACAGGTCGCCGACGATCTGCAGCAATGGTTCGAGGCGGGCGCGGCGGACGGGTTCACGATCATGCCCGCCGAAACCGCCGTCGACCTGGAGAATTTCGCTACCGGTGTGGTGCCGATCCTGCAGGAGCGCGGTCTGTTCCAACGCGAATACCGCGCGCACACCCTGCGGGAGAGGCTGGGGCTGCCGTTTCCGGTTCAGCCGGGGTCGGTGACGGCGGAGTCGGCCTGA
- a CDS encoding ketopantoate reductase family protein, which translates to MTRYVIVGAGAVGTTLAVELSGSGRDVLLVARGDALEYFRQHPVDYHTPAGVRAVRLPVAGEDVGLHTGDILVLTAKTQDMGAAAAAFAWHDVRDPDGVVVGVAAEHIPVVTVQNGLAAERTAARWFATVVGAVLLVSARYERLGEIHVGASPFVGALIAGVAAGAPADGAAALTTLVDDLGKANFRTEAVSDIRAHKAAKILHNVKNGLEVLAGDPAGKAAVGAALVAETRRVLTAADIAFHEPESLLPAPARRRALHGAAPAGRQSTWQSFARGATTNEVDYLNGEIALLARLHGVDAPFNTALQRLLGRATRNGGGLDLPGLEALTDLLPTVGDTDG; encoded by the coding sequence GTGACCCGCTACGTGATCGTCGGCGCCGGTGCGGTCGGCACGACGCTGGCGGTGGAACTGTCCGGCAGCGGACGCGACGTTCTCCTGGTCGCCCGCGGTGACGCGCTGGAGTATTTCCGGCAGCACCCGGTGGACTATCACACCCCCGCGGGCGTGCGGGCGGTGCGACTGCCGGTCGCGGGCGAGGACGTGGGACTGCACACCGGTGACATCCTCGTGCTCACCGCCAAGACCCAGGATATGGGCGCTGCCGCGGCGGCCTTCGCCTGGCACGATGTCCGGGATCCGGACGGGGTCGTCGTCGGCGTCGCCGCCGAGCACATCCCCGTGGTGACCGTCCAGAACGGGCTGGCCGCCGAGCGCACGGCGGCGCGCTGGTTCGCCACGGTGGTCGGCGCCGTGCTGCTGGTTTCCGCGCGTTATGAGCGGCTCGGTGAAATCCACGTCGGCGCAAGCCCGTTCGTGGGCGCGTTGATCGCCGGAGTCGCCGCGGGCGCCCCCGCGGACGGGGCGGCGGCCCTGACGACTCTGGTCGACGATCTCGGGAAGGCGAATTTCCGTACCGAAGCCGTATCCGACATCCGTGCCCACAAGGCCGCGAAAATCCTGCACAACGTGAAGAACGGGCTCGAGGTCCTCGCCGGTGACCCCGCTGGGAAGGCCGCGGTCGGCGCCGCGCTGGTCGCCGAGACCCGACGGGTTCTCACCGCGGCCGATATCGCGTTCCACGAACCGGAGTCCCTGCTCCCGGCACCCGCCCGGCGGCGCGCCCTGCACGGTGCCGCACCCGCGGGCCGCCAATCCACCTGGCAGAGCTTCGCTCGCGGCGCGACCACCAACGAGGTCGATTACCTCAACGGCGAAATCGCCCTGCTCGCTCGCCTGCACGGCGTCGACGCGCCGTTCAACACCGCGCTGCAGCGACTGCTGGGCCGGGCCACCCGCAACGGCGGCGGACTCGATCTGCCCGGCCTGGAAGCCCTGACGGACCTGCTCCCCACTGTCGGCGATACCGACGGGTGA
- a CDS encoding DUF1684 domain-containing protein: MTASTTDTDLWAADWHTWRAGRIAEATAAHGTAAAVGTHWLGEEPIRIDGLPGTWSVADGRVAGTGPDGLRVDLRPGGEHLLGRLLLRPVARAGELAVRVFDPRAVTRIGLEGIDAFVPDRAWVIDGVAEEISATLRLDHIDGFVSTSAAARIHLAIGGRDITFDGVRTPTGHTQITFADTTNGGETQRFRFLTVPPPDDSGRVSVDFNRAHLPPCTFSDHYLCPLPPAANRLDIPIRAGETRLRHSDSASR, encoded by the coding sequence ATGACCGCATCGACAACGGACACCGACCTGTGGGCGGCCGACTGGCACACATGGCGCGCCGGACGTATCGCCGAGGCCACCGCGGCGCACGGAACAGCGGCGGCCGTCGGCACGCACTGGCTCGGCGAGGAACCGATCCGCATCGACGGCCTCCCCGGCACCTGGTCCGTGGCCGACGGCCGGGTCGCCGGTACGGGCCCGGACGGGTTGCGCGTGGATCTGCGGCCCGGTGGCGAACATCTGCTCGGCAGGCTCCTGCTGCGCCCGGTGGCCCGAGCCGGAGAGCTGGCCGTGCGGGTATTCGATCCGCGAGCGGTCACCCGGATCGGACTCGAGGGGATCGACGCCTTCGTCCCCGACCGTGCCTGGGTGATCGACGGTGTCGCCGAGGAGATCTCGGCGACACTGCGGCTCGATCACATCGACGGGTTCGTCAGCACGAGCGCGGCGGCGCGCATCCACCTCGCGATCGGCGGTCGTGACATCACCTTCGACGGGGTCCGCACGCCCACGGGACACACGCAGATCACCTTCGCCGACACCACCAACGGCGGTGAGACCCAGCGGTTCCGCTTCCTGACCGTGCCGCCGCCGGACGACAGCGGCCGGGTGAGCGTCGATTTCAATCGTGCCCACCTGCCACCGTGCACATTCTCCGATCACTACCTGTGCCCACTCCCCCCGGCCGCCAACCGGCTCGACATCCCGATCCGCGCGGGCGAAACCCGCCTGCGCCACAGCGATTCGGCATCGCGGTGA
- a CDS encoding dipeptide ABC transporter ATP-binding protein codes for MTNATVPADGPAIVEIEGLEVGYLREDAVDPAVRDLTLRVGRGEIVALVGESGSGKTTTALAVIGLLPDRARTTGGSIRVAGTEIVGTAEKVVRPLRGATVALIPQDPMVGLNPTQRVGRQVAEAVRLRGPRGPELHAEVLDTLHAAGLDDPGRVLHRYPHELSGGQRQRVLIAIALAGKPDLIIADEPTSALDVTVQARILDHLESLVRGSGTALLIITHDLAVAADRADRVVVMRRGRIVEQGAPGRILVDPEHPYTRDLIAAAPALAGGGIAEPRFALRSGDPEVADPILELAGVCKEFRSARGASGRYTTIALDDVSIRVAAGRTHALVGESGSGKTTTLRIAMALTKPTAGAVRFDGTDLTALSHRQLRTLRRRFQLVHQNPFAALDPRFTVGDSIIEPLVSFGIGNRRGRRARALELLDQVALPRTFHDRLPAELSGGQRQRIAIARALALEPELVLLDEPVSALDVSVQQQILALLVDLQQRLHLTYVFVSHDLAVVGQLAHTVSVFERGTVVESGSVATVFRHPSSEYTERLLAAIPGRRATVRS; via the coding sequence ATGACGAACGCCACCGTGCCCGCCGACGGCCCGGCGATCGTGGAGATCGAGGGGCTCGAGGTCGGCTATCTGCGCGAGGACGCGGTCGATCCGGCCGTACGGGATCTCACCTTGCGGGTGGGCCGGGGCGAAATCGTGGCCCTGGTCGGCGAATCCGGGTCCGGCAAGACCACGACCGCACTCGCCGTCATCGGGCTGCTCCCCGATCGGGCGCGCACCACCGGCGGCTCGATCCGGGTCGCCGGAACCGAGATCGTGGGCACCGCCGAGAAGGTCGTGCGGCCGTTGCGCGGCGCCACGGTCGCGCTGATCCCGCAGGATCCGATGGTCGGGCTCAACCCCACGCAGCGGGTCGGCAGGCAGGTCGCCGAGGCGGTGAGGTTGCGTGGTCCGCGCGGACCCGAACTGCACGCGGAGGTCCTCGACACGCTGCACGCGGCCGGGCTCGACGACCCCGGCCGGGTACTGCACCGGTATCCACACGAACTGTCGGGTGGTCAGCGCCAGCGTGTGCTGATCGCGATCGCCCTGGCGGGCAAGCCCGACCTCATCATCGCCGACGAACCCACCAGCGCTCTCGATGTGACCGTTCAGGCACGCATTCTCGACCATCTCGAGTCGCTGGTGCGCGGCAGCGGCACCGCCCTGCTGATCATCACCCACGACCTGGCCGTGGCCGCCGACCGCGCCGACCGGGTCGTGGTGATGCGGCGCGGGCGGATCGTCGAACAGGGTGCGCCCGGACGGATCCTGGTCGACCCCGAACACCCTTACACTCGTGATCTCATCGCCGCCGCACCGGCCCTCGCTGGCGGCGGGATCGCCGAGCCGCGATTCGCCCTGCGCTCCGGCGACCCGGAGGTGGCCGACCCGATTCTCGAACTCGCCGGGGTCTGCAAGGAATTCCGTTCCGCGCGTGGCGCTTCCGGGCGTTACACCACCATCGCACTGGACGATGTCTCGATACGTGTCGCGGCCGGGCGCACCCACGCGCTGGTTGGCGAATCCGGCTCCGGGAAGACCACCACCCTGCGCATCGCCATGGCGCTGACGAAGCCGACGGCCGGTGCCGTGCGTTTCGACGGCACGGATCTCACCGCGTTGAGCCACCGGCAGCTGCGGACGTTGCGGCGCCGTTTCCAATTGGTGCACCAGAACCCGTTCGCCGCACTGGATCCCCGGTTCACCGTCGGCGACAGCATCATCGAGCCGCTGGTGTCCTTCGGCATCGGCAACCGGCGCGGCCGCCGAGCGCGTGCCCTGGAACTGCTCGACCAGGTCGCACTGCCGCGCACCTTCCACGATCGGCTTCCCGCCGAACTGTCCGGCGGGCAACGTCAGCGCATCGCGATCGCCCGCGCGCTGGCCCTGGAGCCGGAGCTGGTGTTGCTCGACGAGCCCGTCTCGGCGCTGGACGTATCGGTCCAGCAGCAGATTCTGGCGTTGCTCGTGGATCTGCAACAGCGGCTGCACCTGACCTACGTGTTCGTTTCCCACGATCTCGCCGTGGTCGGGCAACTGGCACATACCGTCTCGGTTTTCGAACGCGGGACGGTGGTCGAATCCGGCTCGGTCGCCACGGTTTTCCGGCACCCGTCGAGTGAATACACCGAGCGACTGCTCGCGGCGATCCCCGGACGCCGCGCGACCGTCCGGTCGTGA
- a CDS encoding ABC transporter permease, whose amino-acid sequence MVQVLATEAEDTVSTVEDTAPRPRRSRLRRTAVRLARRPGFVAAIVIVGWVIASAFLPSLFTSRDPYATAPAERLLPPGATHLFGTDDVGRDLWARTLYGSALTVQAALIAVGIALVAGLALGLVSGFFGGAADSVIMRGVDVLLAIPGLLSALAIVTALGFGTIPVAIAVGVGILPGFARTTRSEVLRVKTLPYVEAARAGGASWLRILLRHVLPNSWGPVLALSVLDFGTAIIAVAALSFLGFGAAPPRAEWGSLVAGGRNFLVTAPWVSLLPGAVVVLTVLSLNHIAKTLQEWKR is encoded by the coding sequence ATGGTTCAGGTTCTGGCCACGGAAGCCGAGGACACCGTCAGCACGGTCGAGGATACGGCGCCGCGGCCGCGCCGATCCCGGCTGCGCCGTACCGCGGTGCGCCTGGCGCGGCGGCCCGGATTCGTCGCGGCGATCGTGATCGTGGGGTGGGTGATCGCCTCGGCGTTCCTGCCGTCGCTGTTCACCTCCCGTGATCCGTATGCCACCGCGCCGGCCGAGCGGTTGCTGCCGCCCGGTGCGACACACCTTTTCGGCACCGACGACGTCGGCCGGGATCTGTGGGCGCGCACGCTCTACGGTTCGGCGCTGACCGTGCAGGCGGCGCTCATCGCGGTGGGTATCGCGCTGGTCGCCGGGCTGGCGCTGGGCCTGGTGTCCGGATTCTTCGGCGGGGCCGCCGATTCGGTGATCATGCGCGGAGTCGATGTCCTGCTGGCGATTCCGGGGCTGCTGTCCGCCTTGGCGATCGTGACCGCGCTGGGATTCGGAACGATCCCGGTGGCGATCGCGGTCGGTGTCGGAATCCTGCCGGGTTTCGCGCGCACGACACGCTCGGAGGTGTTGCGCGTCAAGACACTTCCGTACGTCGAGGCGGCCCGCGCCGGAGGGGCCTCGTGGCTGCGGATACTGCTGCGCCATGTGCTGCCCAACTCGTGGGGCCCGGTGCTGGCCTTGTCGGTGCTGGACTTCGGGACCGCGATCATCGCCGTCGCGGCGCTGAGCTTCCTCGGCTTCGGCGCGGCGCCGCCCCGAGCCGAATGGGGATCTCTCGTCGCGGGCGGGCGCAACTTCCTGGTCACCGCGCCGTGGGTGTCGTTGCTGCCCGGTGCGGTGGTGGTGCTGACGGTGCTGTCGCTCAACCACATCGCCAAGACGCTGCAGGAGTGGAAACGATGA
- a CDS encoding ABC transporter permease: MTRYVARRIAAAVVVLWAAFTLTFAVLYLLPSDPVSIQLGAAGIETDSLTPQQLAAAKAQYGLDRPLFEQYRTALTGALHGDFGTSIAKHVPVTELIGDRLGGTLLLSVLAGTLAVVFGTGVAYLAAFVRLRPLRTVLDRLPALGVAIPSFLVALILIQVFAFDLGWVPSSGSNGWRSQVLPVVTMALPSSAQLAQVLTRSFDETLGEQYIVTARAKGLSRAVVQLRHAFRNALLPALTILGLLVGTTVTSAIVVETVFNRNGIGRLAQEAVLAKDIPVVLGIVVVAAAGFVLVNLVVDLLYPLLDPRITHATRAEVS, encoded by the coding sequence GTGACCCGGTATGTCGCCCGGCGCATCGCCGCGGCCGTCGTGGTGCTGTGGGCGGCGTTCACACTCACCTTCGCCGTTCTGTATCTGCTGCCGAGTGATCCGGTCTCGATCCAGCTCGGTGCGGCGGGTATCGAAACCGATTCGCTGACACCACAGCAACTCGCCGCCGCCAAGGCGCAGTACGGACTCGACCGGCCGCTGTTCGAGCAGTACCGCACCGCGCTGACCGGCGCACTACACGGCGATTTCGGCACCTCGATCGCCAAGCATGTGCCGGTCACCGAATTGATCGGCGACCGGTTGGGCGGCACGTTGCTGCTCAGCGTCCTCGCCGGAACGCTGGCGGTGGTATTCGGCACCGGCGTCGCCTACCTGGCCGCGTTCGTGCGATTGCGGCCGCTGCGCACAGTGCTCGACCGGTTGCCCGCGCTGGGCGTCGCGATCCCGTCGTTCCTGGTGGCGCTGATACTCATTCAGGTGTTCGCCTTCGATCTGGGCTGGGTGCCGTCGTCGGGGAGCAACGGGTGGCGATCGCAGGTGCTGCCCGTCGTCACCATGGCCCTACCGTCGTCGGCTCAGCTGGCGCAGGTGCTCACTCGCAGTTTCGACGAGACGTTGGGTGAGCAGTACATCGTCACCGCCAGGGCCAAGGGGCTGTCGCGGGCCGTCGTGCAGCTGCGGCACGCGTTTCGCAATGCCCTGCTCCCGGCGCTGACCATCCTCGGCCTTCTGGTCGGCACGACGGTGACCAGTGCGATCGTGGTCGAAACGGTGTTCAACCGCAACGGGATCGGCCGCCTTGCGCAGGAAGCCGTGCTGGCCAAGGACATTCCCGTGGTGCTGGGCATCGTCGTCGTCGCGGCGGCGGGCTTCGTACTGGTGAATCTGGTCGTGGACCTGCTGTACCCACTGCTGGATCCCCGGATCACACATGCCACGAGAGCAGAGGTGAGCTGA
- a CDS encoding ABC transporter substrate-binding protein: MPTFSKPAPFRRTRRRRIAAIALAAVAALLAGACGGAGTDSGPSGEGRDPVRGGTLRIAFFPDNAAFPCIDPFQVYWIEHRSLIRNFADSLTDQNPETGAIVPWLATGWQISPDGLEYTFTLRDGVTFADGAPLDAAAVKANFDAFLDLRRQTNGTVFGASYIVGLESAEVVDGRTVRFHFSRPNSSFLQATSTTNLALLSPASLRNTPQQRCQGGVVGSGPFVLDKYVPGESVSLSRRTGHHWGSALSKNTGEAYLDGVRVSYVAEDSVRTGDLVAGQIDIAWPRNPFTVEDRQLISRSGAYVRSRPLPGVSYTLYPNVSQGRPLADDRVRAALYHAIDVKSYAATVFGSDYPPVAGPFDSTTPYFASQAAKLNYDPQEAGRLLDAAGWRIAPGDRYRSKDGKRLTLTQLISTASPGAELFQDQLRQVGIDLQLKVVTTAERPGAIAGGQYDLLESYFTRADPGALQYILDEQLANSKALARNAQKPETAARVRDLFTQAVQAGDEAQRSRIYTELQNVLIDNGVTFPLFERLQYAGIRNQVNGFRFTSESFLALDDTWIQP; encoded by the coding sequence ATGCCGACCTTCTCGAAGCCCGCCCCGTTCCGCCGCACGCGCCGAAGGCGGATCGCGGCCATCGCACTCGCGGCCGTCGCCGCACTCCTCGCCGGCGCCTGCGGCGGTGCGGGCACCGACAGCGGGCCCTCGGGTGAGGGCCGCGATCCGGTGCGCGGCGGCACCCTGCGGATCGCGTTCTTTCCCGACAACGCGGCGTTTCCGTGCATCGACCCGTTTCAGGTGTATTGGATCGAACATCGTTCCCTCATCCGGAATTTCGCCGACTCCCTCACCGACCAGAATCCCGAGACCGGCGCGATCGTGCCGTGGCTGGCCACCGGCTGGCAGATCAGCCCCGACGGCCTCGAATACACCTTCACCCTGCGCGACGGGGTCACCTTCGCCGACGGCGCACCCTTGGACGCCGCGGCGGTGAAAGCCAACTTCGACGCCTTCCTCGACCTGCGGCGCCAGACCAACGGCACCGTGTTCGGCGCGAGCTACATCGTCGGACTGGAGTCGGCCGAGGTGGTCGACGGCAGGACGGTGAGATTCCACTTCTCCCGGCCGAATTCGTCGTTCCTGCAGGCGACCTCGACCACGAATCTCGCGCTGCTGTCCCCGGCGTCGTTGCGCAACACTCCCCAGCAACGCTGCCAGGGCGGCGTCGTCGGCTCGGGACCGTTCGTCCTCGACAAATACGTACCGGGCGAGAGCGTCTCGCTGAGCAGGCGCACCGGCCATCACTGGGGTTCGGCGCTGAGCAAGAACACCGGCGAGGCGTATCTGGACGGAGTGCGGGTGAGCTATGTGGCCGAAGACAGCGTCCGCACCGGCGATCTGGTCGCGGGCCAGATCGATATCGCCTGGCCGCGCAATCCGTTCACCGTCGAGGACCGGCAGTTGATCTCGCGTTCGGGCGCGTATGTGCGGTCGCGGCCGCTGCCTGGCGTCTCGTACACGCTGTATCCGAATGTGTCGCAGGGGCGTCCGCTCGCCGACGACCGGGTGCGCGCGGCGCTGTATCACGCGATCGACGTGAAGTCCTATGCCGCCACCGTTTTCGGATCGGACTATCCGCCGGTCGCGGGCCCCTTCGACAGCACGACGCCGTATTTCGCCTCGCAGGCCGCCAAGCTGAACTACGACCCGCAGGAGGCCGGGCGGCTGCTCGACGCCGCAGGATGGCGCATCGCCCCCGGCGACCGTTACCGGTCGAAGGACGGCAAGCGGCTCACGCTCACCCAGTTGATCTCCACGGCCAGTCCCGGCGCCGAGCTGTTCCAGGACCAGCTGCGTCAGGTCGGTATCGATCTCCAGTTGAAGGTGGTGACCACCGCCGAGCGGCCGGGCGCCATCGCGGGCGGGCAATACGATCTCCTCGAAAGCTATTTCACCCGTGCCGATCCCGGCGCACTGCAATACATTCTCGACGAGCAACTGGCGAATTCGAAGGCCCTGGCCCGGAACGCGCAGAAACCCGAGACCGCGGCGCGGGTACGCGATCTGTTCACTCAGGCAGTACAGGCGGGCGACGAGGCGCAGCGGTCGCGGATCTACACCGAGTTGCAGAACGTCCTGATCGACAACGGCGTCACCTTTCCGTTGTTCGAACGCCTGCAGTACGCGGGAATCAGGAATCAGGTCAACGGATTCCGGTTCACCTCCGAGAGTTTCCTGGCCCTCGACGACACCTGGATCCAGCCCTGA